The Tripterygium wilfordii isolate XIE 37 chromosome 5, ASM1340144v1, whole genome shotgun sequence DNA segment aaaaATTTAACAATATATTTGTGGCTCTACATATGATGGTTTCCGGGAGAATGATAAGAATGATGAGTCTTTCCAAAATGCAGACCCAAAGAAAGGGCTGATTCAAACTTTGATGAGTAGCAAGATGATAGCCAACAGAGAAAATGGGGTTCTCAatgaaaaagaagcaaaatttgTTAAAGTGAAAATGACTATTAAAGATTGGTTTGTCATGGTTCTGTCATATACAAGATTGATTCTCATCAAAAAGTAAGTGACCCCcgcaacaaatttttttttttttgggttatttgcaCATGGTCCAATTGATGTCTTATAAGCAAAGATGTAAACTATGTCAAAGCTTCCATGACAATTGTTGGATTCGTGAAAAAGCGGCCATTCAATTGCAAGCATCTTTATTCGATTGTGGTTTTTGTCAGGTAATTTTCTTTGCTCCTGATTACTTGAGCAGCGAAGAAAAACGAAATGGAAATATCTGAACCAAAAGTAGCTTGCATTTCAAGTATTCATGTAGAAAATTAAAGGCTCAATTCTCTATTCAGATATCGTATTTGGTATGTAGGTATGAATTTCTTGATATCAAATTCGGGATCAATGAAATCACCATCTCCCTATAGAATTCTTcatgggtttttctttttttagtcaAACCACCCTACTTCTTGAAGTTTGGTATCTTAGAGATTTTTCTGTATATTTGTACTACCTGCAGATACATGTATTTGAAGGACACACAAATCTTTTCTTGATTCTCTGCTTCacaatttttttcaataatgtcATATCAATCAAATATATTCCATTcaattttgctttcttttcgatgaacattatttacattttttttattaagtacaccttattaatcttttaaaaaaaactagagtggggtgtacttaataaaaaaggAGGTGTATATaatgttcattttctttttgagtAAGGACTCTTTGCAAACATGTTTGTACTATGGTGCCATCTTAATTACTGTTTTTGCAAACTCTATTTGGCTAACGCGAAGGTTAAATTCATCTTGGTGACAACTAATTTCGATGTTAGAGATATTGATGTGAGTGGAGaatgtaattaattatctttgaTGACTGTTTttcgttttttattttctgatgaGTTTCGATCCGTAAGAACAACGAAACTGGAAGAGGCCAACCGATATCATTTATACTATCCGATACAtttatattgatgttttagttcCAATGCTTTAAGTAGGGAGGATAAGACCAACGAATTGTGATTCGATTGGtaattcgaaaaaaaaaaaaaaaaaagattggttACTTGAGAAGGTAAAAGCATATGGTCAGGTATATCTTTTTGTCAATAGTGCATTTTGAAAGATATCGAAATTCCTTCCACAATCGCACGGTAATACGACTTGTTAAAGACAAATCTCGAGAGTTGGTGACGGGCCAGTATCATCAAAGCCGCCACCAGCTTCTCTCCCCCGGGGCCCGCCAGAGCAGTATGGCCGCCTCCATGAGCGGTCTCCACTCCTCGACCTCTAAGTGCAGTAGTTACTCCTTAAATCGCCAATCCTTTATCCAAACTACTCCAAATCTCGAGATTTCTCCTAACAATCTTCGTCTACCTACTCCAGCCAACAAGACCCGCGGCCACGATCGCACTTCCAGTTTCAAACTTCTTATCTCATCCGGTGATGGAGATATCGGGATCGGACCCAGCGGCGGCAGTGGGGGTTCCGGCCGCTGTAATCGGTGGTGGAGCTCTGGAAGCGGAGACGACGAAAGTTCGGACGATAAGAAAGACAGTTTTGGACCAATGGGGCTGTTTTTGAATGGACGGAGATCTGGCCCGAACTTCGACCTTAACGGGTAGGATTTCCTTTTATCCACAAATGGAAGTTggttcaattttgaatttcgttTGCATGTACCTTTTAGCGCCAACTGCAGGCGCCTTTGCCTCTGCATATTCAGGTCTACCTTCGATTTTCGCTAATTGCCTGAAAAGCCACATGTTCAGTTCCTATCGGGAGCATTCTCTCTGTTTGAACGATTGGGTACTTCTGTATACAAGGGTGTAATGTTCGCCGCCGTTGGCTTCGCAGCTGAGCTGGTGGGTACTGCCTTATCGAAGGGATTGCTCGcgatgaggaagaagatggaTCCGGAATTTGAGACCCAAACAAGCCAACTCCGACGCTACTGAATGCTGACACTTGGGCACTTCACATGGGTTTGAACTGCAATTTGAGGTGCCAAACATTGAAGGGGATTGAATTCGCGACAAGCCAAGAGTTTCTGCTTCTTTCGGAGGTTCGGCTCTTGCAGAGTCTTCCGCTAGCTttgcttgggcttgggctttctGGTGAATGGACGGACCAGTTCATTAGTTGGGCTTCTCATCTTATATTCAAGCTCGGCTGGTACATTTTTACCATGGGCTTTGCTGGACATTAAGTCCACTTTGTATATTGTTGTCTAAGTTAGggtataccaaaaccgttcaaTAACCATTTATCATTGGATACCCATTTACCATttcacttttaatttttttattctttgaataaatgatttaataaaataattgaatcaATCGTCTAAGTACGATTATATTAATACTAAGTATGATTTATCTTACAATGTTATATCATTAATAAAATGATTCTATTAATACCAAGTATGATTTATCTTGCAATATTATATCATTAGCACAATTCAAATTAATATAACTAGTGCTATAGGTATggttctataaatgtataatttttttttaagttcgataaatgtataattcaattctCTTTTTTAATATAATGTGATTTATGTGTTATTATAATATGAATGTATGATCTACTATtctattatgttattttattaatataatttatcatgttataatttagcaTCTTAATAATCTTTTAACCGAAACTCGCAATACAGTCAAGTATGAATTCTTTCTCTCGAAACCATGTAATTTCATAgaaatattttccttttccaaaaaaaaaaaataattttccttCCAAACAAACATATCACATGCAAAGATAACACTTTTCATTAGACATTCATAATAAAGACATTTATAATGTGCTAGCCGTAGCAACCCTCACATTAACACATCAAATGGTATACAATTTacttaaagaaaaatattttaatgttatAGCAATGACAACCCTCACCTTTACCGACACTTTCAATCTTGAGGGGggatcttcattttcttttatcgtAGACAAGACTTGGTCCGACGTTCTCGGTTCCTAATCAATTTATCCTCTTAGTTTCGGGTGAAGTAATCACATTATCACAAATATTATTCTGTATTTATGTCCTTAATTCGGTTACATTCCCAAGGTAAGACCTCAATGATTTCTTTTAATGTTAAACTAATTATTTTCATGAATAGATTGTGTTTAAAATACTGAACCTCCTAAGATGATTATTTGTATGATCCAACACTATTTCCACTCTTAATTTACACATGCATGTTCTTTGATCATTCATAGATAGAACACATAATCCCCATATATACGTACCTTCTATTTCCTTAATCCATACCCACGGGTTTCATGCATCAATTACACAATATCATCCTATTAATTCCCCAAGAGTTGGGGTAGGAATTACCTTTTCTTACCCTTTTCTATTTGTTGCCAAGCTCTTCCTTATTCCTTGCTAATCCCTAGCAATATATAAATCACACTTACCCATTATAGAGAGTGATCTGTTAAGTTTCTTACATAATCAAACCAAAAATTAACTTTTCGCTTACTTTGATTCCTGGTTTCCgcaaatctttcttttcttgtgtCGGTTGCTACCTTCTTTTCTATACTTCttacttctcttcttttcttttgccctttttctcttttttctttttcatgaacATAcaatctctctcctcttttgctTGACTGTGTCACCCATTATTTTATCCACTTTTCTCATAAATTTGCCAGGTGGCAATCATGCACTATGTTAGCTAAATCTCTTTTACCCATGCGCAGCCATAACAATCATATTATATATGGTTTCTCTTAGCCTTGGTTTCCTCCAACTTGCCACTTGTCACTCTATCATGTGCTATAGTTTATTATTCTTCCATACATGCACGGTACCTCCTTTTCTTCATATGTAAACTCCCTATGCCATGGCTTTTTCCCCCCCTTATTGCTCACAAATAGTCACTTTTTCATGTACATTTCTCTACAAGATCTAACCTCCCCTAGGTCACCATGTGTCAAGCCATCCTTTCGCCCCTTTTTATTTCTTCTCCAAGGCTACACGGCACATTCATCTCTTGTGAGTTTTTCAAGTCTTTAATTTCCATTGGttacttttcttttatttctcatcGTTACCTTTCATTGCTTTTGTTTCATCCTATCCCGATtttacatcatatatatatatatatttgacatCCTTATGCCAAATGTTTAATTCCATGTCTAATCAATCAACACATTCACTTACTCATGCACATGACACAAGCTAGGTATTGAATCAATGTCATACGTATTTATACATGTACCCATACGGGTAtataaatattcttttttttttctctcttaaagctctcttctttttctcttttttaactaTTTCCAATGGGAAATTTACACGTGAACAACTCTAATAAGCCTACATGGGTACAAGATTTTGATAAAGTActtggttaattttttttactgttaCAGATGTAAACTAGGTCAAAGCTTCCATGACAATTGTTGGATTCATGAAAAGGCCGACATTCAATTGTAAGAATCTTTATTCGATTGTGGATTTTGTCTGGTAATTTTCCCTGTTTATGATTACCTGAGCAGCGAAGAAAAACGAAATGGAAATATCTGCACCAAAAGTAGCTTGCATTTCAAACTTCGCATATAGGTATTCAAGTAGAAAATTCAAGGATCAATTCTCTTTTCAGATACTGTATTTGGTATATAGGTATGAATTTCTTGATATCAAATTCAGGATCAATGAAATCACCGTCTCCCTATAGAATTCTTCATGGAGTTAGTTCTGCATCATTAAGTTTCATGTATCCCCACACCTAAAGAGTAAAGACTATAACTTTTCtcagaaattttaaaactttagACTATTTGTTTCCTGGGTTTTTCTCGTTCTTAGTCAAACCACCGTACTTCTTGAAGTTTGGTATCCTAGAGATTTTTTTACTATATCTGGAATACCTGCAGATACATGTATATGAAGCACACACAAATCTTTCTTGATTCTCTGCTTCACATTTCTACCATTAATGTCATATCAATGAAATATATTCCATTcaattttgctttctttttgagTAAAGACTCTTTGCAAACATTTTTGTACTATTAATTACTGTTTTTGCAAACTCTATTTGGCTAACACAAAGGTTAAATACATCTTGGTGATAACTAATTTCAATGTTAGAGATGTTGATGTGAGTGAGGAATGTAATTAATTATCTCTAAtggttgtttttcattttctattttctgatGAGTTTCGATCCGTAAGAACAATGAAACTGGAAGAGGTCAATCGATTCTATTTATACTATCCGATACAtttatattgatgttttagttcCAATGCTTTAAGTAGGGAGGATATGACGAACAAAATGTGATTCGATTggtaattgaaaaaaataaaaaataataaaaaaagatttgTTCTTGAGGAGGTAAAAGCATATGGTCAAGTATATCTTTTTGCCAATAGTGCATATTGAAGGATATTGAAATTCTTTCCATAATCGCACGGTTATACCACTAGTTAAAGATAAATCTCGAGAGTTGGTGACGGCCAGTATCATCAAAGCCGCCACCAGCTTCTCTCCCTCGCTGCCCGCCAGAGCAGTATGGCCGCCGCCATGACCGGTCTCCACTCCTCGATCTCTAAGTGCAGTAGTTACTCCCTAAATCGCCAATCCTTTATCCAAACTACTCCAAATCTCGAGATTTCTCCTAACAATCTCCGTCTACCTACTCTAGCCAACAAGACCCGCCGCCGCGATCGCACTTCCAGTTTGAAACTTCTTATCTCATCCGGTGATGGAGATATCGGGATCGGACCCAGCGGCGGCAGTGGGGGTTCCGGCGGCTGTAATCGGTGGTGGAGCTCTGGAAGCGGAGACGACGAAAGTTCGGACGATAAGAAAGACAGTTTTGGACCAATGGGGCTGTTTTTGAATGGACGGAGATCTGGCCCGAACTTCGACCTTAACGGGTACGATTTCCTTTTATCCACAAATGGAAGTTggttcaattttgaatttcgttTGCATGTACCTTTTAGCGCCAACTGCAGGCGCCTTTGCCTCTGCATATTCAAGTCTACCTTCGATTTTCGCTAATTGCCTGAAAGGCCACATGTTCAGGTTCCTATCGGGAGCATTCTCTCTGTTTGAACGCTTGGGTACTTCTGTATACAAGGGTGTAATGTTCGCCGCCGTTGGCTTCGCAGCTGAGCTGGTGGGTACTGCCTTATCGAAGGGATTGATCGcgatgaggaagaagatggaTCCGGAATTTGAGACCCCAAACAAGCCAACTCCGACGCTACTGAATGCAGACACTTGGGCACTTCACATGAGTTTGCACTGCAATTTGAGGTACCAAACATTGAAGGCGATTGAATTCGCGACAAGCCAAGAGTTTCTGCTTCATTTGGAGGTTCGGCTTATGCAGTCTCTTCCGCTAGCTttgcttgggcttgggctttctGGTGAATGGATGGACCAGTTCATTAGTTGGGCTTCTCATCTTATATTCAAGCTGGGCTGGTACATTTTTAACATGGGCTCTGCTGGACATTAAGTCCACTTTGTATGTTGTCTAAACTAAGGATGCCAAAGGGTCGGGTATCCATCTATTTAGGgcataccaaaaccgttccataACCTTTTACCATTTACCAtttcatttttaatattttttattttttaaataatgatCTGATAAAATAATTGAATCAATCGTCTAAGTacgattatattaatattaagtaTGATTTATCTTATAATGTTATatcattaataaaattattctaTTAATACTAAGTATGATTTATCTTGCAATATTGTATCAGTAGCACAATGCAAATTAGTATAACTAGTATTATTAGTATGGTTCTATAaatgtatttttgttttgtaaCTTCTATACATGTATAATTCAAGTCTCTTTTTTAATATAATGTGATTTATGTGTTATTATAATATGAATGTATGATCTATTATtctattatgttattttatttaatataatttgtCATGTTATGATTTAGCATCCTAGTAGTAAATATTTATATGGACGATTTATAATGTCATTactatttttcactttttttattaaacggttcgaaTACCCTAAACTcgaaatttaaaatcaaactcgaCCCTAACCCATGACGggttttaaaatcaaaataaaaaccattTCCAAACTCTAGAGAAtcggttttcggattttaaaCAGATTGAATACCCTATGAATAGTGCAtgggttccttttttttttgccatccctaatctAAACTCACCATTTTGTTTAAACAATTAGGACTATACACGGGTCGAATCATTATGACTATTCTGTTTTTAGATTGCTTGGAACTACCATCCTATATGGTGTTCCTTTTGTAGTTTTGTTAAGTGTTTTGAAAATTGGACTGGCCAGTCAAACTGGTTCAACCGGTGATGGGGCTTGATTCCAATCCATAAATCGGCCGGTTAAGTActgtaaaatataaaatatttttacttATCATTTGTATTAAATAAATACTTATAATAATGTATTATGTTGAACCCGGTTGAATCATTGAACCATGAATTAAAGAATTTTCTGATTCGATAACCGATTCGGTTTTTAAAACCTTGATTTTATACCATTAAGAGTCCGTTTGGTTGCTCATAGTGTTCCTTTTTTAGTTTGGTACCATTGATTGGAATCTCATTCCTTTACAATGTTTGGTATAACTAAATGAAAACTTGTAATGAGAATACAAATACAGGTGCTGAAAATCTTTACAAAACACAAGGAATTTCAATACCATTGATAAATGGCACTACATTGCCTTCTACCATTGATAAATGGTATTTCAAATCCTTTTGCATTCGCAACACAGTTCTCAGATAGGAATTACACCATCAAAACCTCCCAAATTTTTCTCAAATTGGTACTTCATTTTCAGTGACCCTTCTGCACTCGTGGATCTGATTGAAAAATAAGGATCTAAAGAAACTTCAATCAATAAAAAGAGATAAGAAACTTTCATTGGTTATGGTGGTGTACTATATGACGGAGAAAGAGATCGATGGAGGGCGAGTCTTCGTCAGTGTGATGCTTGTCTGATTCATGGAGGACTAAGCAGTTCGCAAATTTcttcatttcttaaaccttgaATTTGTTATCAAGGCAAGGAGAGAACTTTCCATCTTTTGTATTCGATAAGCTTGTAACTTTTGTCCCTTATTTTTAAGGTTTGTCCTTGTGCGTAAATTCACCATAAAAAAAGGCTCTCATTCAGAATATCCTGCTCAAATAATTAGCTTATTTTTCACAACTCATAAGCTGGCTTATTTTAACAACAAataagctctaccaaacggagtcATTATGTCAACAGGTTTTAAAACCCGCTAGCCAGCAGGTCCCTAATTCTTTACATCTAATCCATTCACCTCCTTTATTTTAAGTTAACACACTGGAGATTAACTTGAACAAGCCAACTCTTATATCTGGGAACTGTCGGTGAGGCAGTAATATTATCTTGGAGTTCTTCCTCCAGCTCCGCTCGGACCAAGTTAATAGTGATTCCAGCTTAGCCGGGAGGCCAGTTCATTTGGCGTCCCCCGAGGAGGTGAACATGAATGTGGTAAACAGATTGACCTACAGCAAAACAAGCCACTCAAAATATAATTCTAAATCTGATACAAGAAAACAGAAAAGCAGAAAGAACCACTCGAAATAACGTGTTATCGATTCTACTATTCTTTGTTGCTGTTTTTCAGTTTCCATGCACAGAAAtctgcatgttttttttttccgggTATTTAAAGATTTTGTATCTTAAACCAAAACTGTTTACTTAAGCACGATTGATAGATAAACTACATACATCCACTTGGTCCATCGTTGATCACGACCCTGTAGCCATCTTCAAGACCTTCCTGTTTGGCAACGAGCTTTGCGGTGTAAAGAAGGTAGCCGAGAATATCAATGTGCCTCTCCTCAGCCTAGGAAACAGAGTGCAACTAATTTAAGATAGAAAGGTAAAAATCGTAAGAAAATGAAATCTCCCAACAAAAGGTTTCTGTTGTCTTGGTTCAAAGTATTCTCTAAAGTGCAAAGTAGTAAGCCAATTAAAAATCACAAATTACAGGAAAGAAAACACCAGTGTGTGTACGAGGTACAGGAGTAGAATTCAGTAAAGCAATTAAGAAtaaatcaaattttgattaaACGATATCAATTCTATGACTCATTCTTAGTAAGTAGCTCTTCGTTTCTAATACGGCAAACACCCAAAATCCAAATTTGCTGTTACCTTGGCTCTAAGAAAGATCAAGAATTGCAAAGTACCTTAGAGATTCCAGTTAAACCATCCTTGACTTTGGGGATGATTATAATGTGCGTGGGAGCTTGGGGAGATATGTCCCTAAAAGCTAGGACCTGCAAAAatgaaaagacaaaataaacaGGAAAACCAGTAATTCCAAATCAATTGATACATAAAGTCAATATCAAGCGCtcagaaaaagagaagaaaaggataaGAAAGTCTTATTAGATGGCAGTTGAGAACAAATGCGATAAAATAGGACAACTTTTAAGAAGCTTAACAGCCAGTAGTCCAAGAAGAATCATCAATAGATCCGCAGGCACCATCCACGTTAAATAAAAGGCTTTACAAACATCCTAAATGTTCATGGAGACCGTATGCTGTCGGGAAACAGAAGACCAAGTATATATGAAGTTGCAACATCCAGAAATCAATTCTAACCAACTAGGTGAACTGATCAGGAAATCAGAAACCCATCAGTTTCAAAGCTGAAATCAATTCTAACCAACCAGAGTCAACTGACACGCTCCGGTTTTTTCTACTTTCAAGCAAGCGCAAGAGTAAGTTCCCAACAGAACCAGGATTCTAAAACAAACTACTTCATCATTTCATACATGAAAGGATAAGAACTTTAGCAAGAGGAAGGCTCTGAACAAAATGATATCAAcaagcaaaagaagaaaatatcagCAATAGGAATACATCAAGTTATTACCTTATCATCTTCATACACCACAGTTGAAGGTATTTCCTTGTTAATAATTTTGTCAAATCTGCACAGAGATTGAGCGAATAAATCAATTGCTAAGTAAAAAAATCTAGACCATGATGTTGTGTAAGAGAGAGACTCATAGACCAAGAGATAAAACTCTACTGCGACAAAATTAAACTGAGATATAAAACCAGATGAAACCCATACATTCCAATTCTCTCACCGACAAAATTAAACTAAAAGTTAAGGTAAAATTTTAATCCAGAAAAATGATACTGATAGCACCTAACTTTTACACTCCTTCCATTTTTTATGAAAGATCTTGCAATGTTTCTTGTGACTCTATCCAATCCTTCAACCATTTATCTAGAAGTGGACAATTATAAGCAAATCAGtatcatttttcaatccaaaaaaTTAAATCCCAGTTCTTTAACGACACAAAGATACAATTTTGAATGCTTAAACAACCCCCGGATCAATTCAAATTAGGGAAAAAATAGACAACCCAATCACAGAATACGGGAGATGAAATTGAAAAGCAGAAGCTTACATCGTTGGAGAATCAGATGGCACGGCTGCAAGAGCAGCCTCTTTTTCTGAGGCCATGGCTGGTTTCAGAGACAAGTGAGAGGATAACACTGCAAGTCGGCTCTCGAAGCTCATACTACTGTGTCAGTCCATGCCTTTCCCTTCTTTAGCGTAGTTTTCGCCCTCCTCGGCCGAATGTCATCTACCCACGTCATCGTTGGCTATTTTGGAACAGCATTTGGGCCATCGGGCCCAACCACGGAAGCTCAATATGTACATAAGAACAGAGGTTTGGGTCTTGTCGTTTTGAGTCAAGCCCGGCCCATATTTGTAAATATGGACCCTGCCACCCAAGCTCTCTTATTTAACAAAGAACTCATCCAATACATGATCATGTTGGACTCCATCTTACCTGAGAAATCTCGAACACGTGAGTCCCCCTCCCACATACACCAAATAATTACATGGCCTTTGATCCATGAGGGTACCTGAGAAATCTCGAACACGTGAGTCCCCCTCCCACATACACCAAATAATTACATGGTCTTTGATCCATGAGGGTGGCTCGTATATGTATGAACTTGGTTTGGTTGTTTAAAACTCTAAATACATCTTGGGCTTGTGCCTTCCCTTCCTAGCCATTCACGTATATTGTGAAACAACATGGATGCATTGGTTCTTTGGAGTTTGGAGTTTTAAGTAGTGAGTAGTTGAGTAATTCTAGATGGAATCTAGATTCGCTTGAGTTTGCAAGTCAAGGAGTTGTTGGTACATCTAAAGAGCGCTGTCATGAGTTTCAACTATTGGGGCTAGTGACATTGGATATGTTAGGAAACAACAATAAACTCCCTAATTAAAAGTTCAAACTTGactattattataaaatattattcgaTTTCTCAAGCTCAACCCATTACAGGGCTTCCAAGGCGGTTCAGGACCTTCCACAGCCTTGCAAGGCTCACAGTTTTAAAACGCTTCTTACTAAGTCGATGAAACATTTGGACTTATAACCTACCCATTAAATCTTTATTTTAGCGACGTGAGACTTTTCTCAACGGGATCAGACTTGGAGATACCGAAATGAAATCTCAGGCCACAAGAACAACCTATACCACGCTAATGGCCTGtaagacaaaactaaagtccaTGCGAGATAAATAAGACTCCTAACCCCTTCCCGGAAGTAGGCAAACCCACGGAGAGACAAATAAACAGGTGATGCATACATACATTCAagcatgcatgtatatatatgtgtgtgtatatatatatatatatagagagagagagagagagagagagagttgtatATATAGAGTGCGAGAGCGAGTATAGTTTTGGATTACAAGGGGCATACAAACTACAAAGAGACAGTGTGCACGTGGAATAGTTCTTGGTGGAATGGACACGCGGATCCTGATGCCGATGCGTGCATACCATAAGGCATACATGTGCTTCAGAAAAGTTTGTTCCTTTTTATAAAGAATATTCCCCCCTCAAACCTTGGAACTCACTAGGCATGCACTCTTCACTTCACTTCTTGTTATCTAATTTTGTGTTCCATTGTAATGAATCTAAGAATCCCTGAAACGTATCATTCAATGGGATACATGAGTTAACTCTAAAAATGACCCtcttaaaaaaaactaaatgtCCTATATTACTCAAATGGATTTGTGACTAGTAATATAACACtggtaatttttcaaaaatatgagaCAGTATTGATGATTCCTAGACGGCTGCCCATATTGCCCCACCCCAGGAACACCCTTGGTATTATTGTGCTTGCAATTTCTAAGTGGTTGTTCCCCTCTTGTTCATCTTTAACTCAAGCccttattttcatttttgggaAATTACTAAATATGGTAAAGTATAGAAGTCCGAAGCttttcacatgattttttagCGCAAGACTTTCCagattttttgataagcatgcaCGAATGGTTACTCTAAAGTTATAAAATGAAAACCATTGTCAAGCTCTTTTAGTTCTTTATACTGAATTCATGATCTACTATAATTTTCAATCCAATacaaatcaacaatattgtccgatTTGAGTTGTATGATTCTTATTGATATATCGAGTCCATACGGCTATAGTGTTTTCGTAGAAATACACTTAACTGTAGAGTTATTACATGACGTT contains these protein-coding regions:
- the LOC119998746 gene encoding 14 kDa zinc-binding protein produces the protein MSFESRLAVLSSHLSLKPAMASEKEAALAAVPSDSPTIFDKIINKEIPSTVVYEDDKVLAFRDISPQAPTHIIIIPKVKDGLTGISKAEERHIDILGYLLYTAKLVAKQEGLEDGYRVVINDGPSGCQSVYHIHVHLLGGRQMNWPPG
- the LOC119998744 gene encoding uncharacterized protein LOC119998744 encodes the protein MAAAMTGLHSSISKCSSYSLNRQSFIQTTPNLEISPNNLRLPTLANKTRRRDRTSSLKLLISSGDGDIGIGPSGGSGGSGGCNRWWSSGSGDDESSDDKKDSFGPMGLFLNGRRSGPNFDLNGFLSGAFSLFERLGTSVYKGVMFAAVGFAAELVGTALSKGLIAMRKKMDPEFETPNKPTPTLLNADTWALHMSLHCNLRYQTLKAIEFATSQEFLLHLEVRLMQSLPLALLGLGLSGEWMDQFISWASHLIFKLGWYIFNMGSAGH
- the LOC119998635 gene encoding uncharacterized protein LOC119998635, which encodes MASLMLLLSALVKPRNPNLGIVTAIPSASSASAASRRSLSTETKRSDQLEIVTEEDPLESRVRVDNDEEFIRVFQKFSFHTTVTAENDESFQNADPKKGLIQTLMSSKMIANRENGVLNEKEAKFVKVKMTIKDCKDVNYVKASMTIVGFVKKRPFNCKHLYSIVVFVRYRNSFHNRTVIRLVKDKSRELVTGQYHQSRHQLLSPGARQSSMAASMSGLHSSTSKCSSYSLNRQSFIQTTPNLEISPNNLRLPTPANKTRGHDRTSSFKLLISSGDGDIGIGPSGGSGGSGRCNRWWSSGSGDDESSDDKKDSFGPMGLFLNGRRSGPNFDLNGSTFDFR